The sequence below is a genomic window from Phyllostomus discolor isolate MPI-MPIP mPhyDis1 chromosome 11, mPhyDis1.pri.v3, whole genome shotgun sequence.
tactgagtgtttttatcataaatgggtgctgtaccttatcaaatgctttttctgcatctattgatatgatcatgtggtttttgtctttgcttttgtttatgtgatgtattacatttactgatttgcgaatattgtaccatgcttgcatacctggaatgaatccaacttggtcatggtgtatgatcttcttaatgtactgttggatgcagtttgccagtatcttgttgaggattttagcgtcaatgttcatcagcgatattggcctgtagttttctttctttgttgtgtctttatctggttttgggattaagatgatgttggcctcataaaaagagtttgggagtcttccatctttttggattttttgaaatagtctgtgaaggataggtgttagttcttccttaaatgctttgtagaattctcctgtgaaaccatctggtccagggcttttgtgtgttgggagtttttggattactgcttcaatttcttttgctgttattggtttgaaCAGGTtttctacttccattttattgagttttggaaggttatatttttctagaaatttgtccatttcatctaggttttcaaattttttggcatacagctctttgtagtaatttgttacaatcctttgtatttctgtggtatctgttgtaatctctcctctttcatttttgattgtgtttatttgggttttctctctttttttcttgatgagtctgcttaaaggcttgtcgattttgtttatcttttcaaagaaccagctcttggattcattgatctttagaattgtgcttttagtctctatgtcatttaattctgctctgatcttggttatttccttccttctgcttgctctgggctgtctttgttgttgttccttgagttcttgtagacatagggttaggttgtttgtttgaaatgtttctaacttttttaggtgggcctgtattgctatgaacttccctctcaggactgccttggctgtgtcccataagttttgggttgttgtgagttcgttttcatttgtttccaaaaaccgtttgatttcttccctaatatcattcttgacccattcattgtttaatagcatgctgtttaatctccatgaatttgagtgttttgggtttttttccttgtggttcgtttctagtttcagtcccttgtgatccgagaaattgcttggtatgatttcaatttttttgaaattgttgaggcttgttttgtgtcctatcatgtggtcaatctttgaaaatgttccatgtacatttgaaaaaaatgtgtatttagcttctttgggatggagggttctgtaaatatcagtaaagcccagtttgtctagggtattgttcaatgccacaatatctttgttgatgttttgtttggaagatctgtccatttttgatagaggggtgttaaaatcccccacaataattgtgttgctgtccatatctttcttgaagtcctctaagattttctttatgtatttgggtgctcctatgttgggtgcatatatatttactatgtttatgtcttcttggtgaattcttcccttgagtattatgaaatgaccttctgggtctctctttatggatcttctttggaagtctattttgtcagatatgagtattgctaccccggcttttttctcctgtccatttgcttggaaaatttgtttccagcccttcactttcaacctgtgcagatcttttatcctgaggtgggtctcttgtagacagcatatgtgtgggtcatgttttcttatccaatcagctattctatgtcttttgattggagcgtttagtccatttacgtttaaggttattattgataggtacttattcattgccttttatgtacgtgtgatcctctctcactctctcttttcctttctttccttaaagcagtcccttcagcatctcttgcatagctggtttagtggaggtgtattcttttagacttcttttgtctgagaagcttcttatttggccttctatcttaattgagagccttgctgggtaaagtagtcgtggttgcaggcctctggttctcattacttggattatttcttaccattctcttctggcttggagtgtttccattgagaagtcaggtgttagccttattggggcccccttgtatgttacttccttcttctcccttgctgcctttaagattctctctttgtcttgaaattttgccattttaattatgatgtgtcttgaggtgggcctccttgggttcctcttgattgggactctctgtgtttcctgtatttgtgtgactttttgtctcatcaaattagggaagttttccatcatcacttgttcaactaggttttctatcccttgttcttcttcttctccttctggtatccctattatacgcatattattacgtttcatattgccttgcatttctcttaatccctcttcattctttctgagcctcttttccctttcttgctctttctgggtgttttcttctattttgtcctgtagctcgctgatccgatcttctgcttcatcgatcctgcttttcattccttctactgtgttcttcatttcagagattgtattcttcatttcctcttggcccttgttgagagtttctatttccttttttatgctgatgtagttttccttgagttcattgtagtttccctgtagtttcttgtagttcattgtgagctcattgagcttcctgacaatcactgctttgaattcaatatctgatagttgaattgcctctgtttcatttagcattctttttgaggcttcctcctttcctttcatttggggagtatttctttgtcttcccattgtttgtgagactcttcttgttcacctcagcttcttacattgatctgttctggctccctcggtttatgatgtgaacttctttagtagagtagcagtgagtttcagtggtgctgtttccttgaccccccaagctcgctggtcttgggctgttgtttaagttggctttgtgtttgcctttgggttttgattgttgttgagtctttctttggtggttccttcccgccagctggttaaatgtggatcactctgtccaccaccttctgtattttgttgtgctggtgagggcaggttgtgttgaggctgatTCTTCTCGAAGCAGCACTCcgcctaggatccgttctttgttctttcggttctgccacaatccttggtcctccgttctcaaaaatgctgaaatatgctGGTCGCTTGCCTTTgtactccaaagatcggtcaggactctctcccctgagcagaggaaagccaaatctcaCCACTTTCTGAATACATCTCAGAATTCTTCCATTACTGAAGCCTACTTTTCTTGATAACAATACCTTACATTTCTATGGCACTTGACagttttaaaatcacttttacaTTCATTATGTCATTCAGTCCTCACACAGTGTTGTGAACTAAGCAGGGCAcatgttattatttccattttccaggCACATTTCACTGACTTTCAGTATTAGAAAGTGCCTAATTTAAGATCATGCAGTTTGACTCCTTCTTTGTTGCTAGTGAAAaatctgagtctcagagagggtgagagagaggctTCAGTTTCACATGCACATCAGTGACAGACCATAGTTCTTATTGATGAATTCCATATTTGTGAATTCCcctaatttttttcacaaaaatttgTAACCCCCAAATCAATACTCATGACTCTTCCATGATCATTCACTGACATGCACAGAATGATGAAACACTTGAGTGACCTGATGCAAACAATCTCAGCTGAGGagccttcttgtttcagctctcataCCATAAAACAATGTTTACTTCACAGTTTATTTAGTACCaggtttttcacattttttttttgttgttggtgatttcactgtCTAAAATCACCCTCAAGCATAGTACTGAAATGCTGCTTAATTTTTCTAAGCACAAGAAGGCAGTGATGTGCTTTACAGGGAAAACAGTTGTGTTAGATAAATTTTGTTCAGGCATGAGTTTCAGTGCAGTTTGCGCTTATGTATTGGATGGTTGATGAAAATGTGACCAGAGGCTGGCAGAcacctaattttgtatttctcatAGCAGCCATAGTTCAGTATTCACTAATTCGGTGTTCTCCACAATTTTATAGAACATAACTGCAGGGAATGATGAGGATCAACTGCATTTCCTTGTGAGGACCCCAACAGGCCAAGTGTAAAAGTGCCTACTGAGGCCAGGCCAGAGCAGACTATCAGACTGGGTTTATTGTGAGGCGTCCTGGCCTCTTACTTTGTCAGTCAGCCTCAGGTGTACCAGCTCCTTCACTAACTCTGGGTTTCCCCCGTTCTTTCCCGCAGCGGGGCACAACCGAGCCCTTCCTGAGGCTCCACAACCTGTACCCGAGCCCGCGCTGCGCCAGGcaggcagccctgcccaggctgAGCCGCAGGGTGGCCAGCCAGCACTCGTACCCACTGAATCGCTTCTCCTCGGTGCCCTTGGATCCGATGGAGCGCCCCACCTCCCAGGCGGACCTTGAGCTAGACTACAACCCTCCACGAGTACAGCTCAGCGACGAGATGTTTGTGTTTCAGGACGGGCGGTGGGTCAATGAGAACTGCCGCCTGCAGTCTCCCTACTTCTCCCCCTCATCTTCTTTCCACCACAAGCTGCACCACAAGAGGCTGGCGAAGGAGTACCTGCTGCTGGACGAGAACCGGTCCCTGCGGGAGGAGAACCGCGCTCTGCGGGAGGAGAACAAGACCCTCCGGAAAGAGAATAAGATTCTGCAGGTCTTCTGGGAGGAGCAAAAGCTCCCTCCGGGCCGGGAGGACAGCAGGGCCTCCTCGCCGCTGCTGCGCAAGGACAGCACGGCTTTGGAGGTGGTGAAGAAGGACCCGGCCACACACGGACACCGCAGCAAGGAGAGCAGCACGCTCCAGCTCCTCCGGGAGGAGAACCGggccctgcagcagctgctggagcAGAGGAAGGCCTACTGGGCCCCGGCCGAGGAGAAGACGGGTCCTGCGGAGGAAAGCAACCCGGCCCCCTCACCCCATGAGGAGCCGCGCAGCTCAGGGCTTCTGACGGATCCGGGCCCGGGCCTCCCCTCCGCGTTCGAGGAGCCCAAGGGACCTTCGAGCCCGCAGGAGGATTCCAAGACTTTCCGTGCCCTGCGCGAAATGGTCAGTAGCCTGGCTGGGCCCTCCCGGGAGGAGAGCCAGGTGGGCCCGGGCCCGGGCACTGGCATAGTGGATGGCAGCCAGCCCCTGGAGCTGCTGAGGGAGATGAGCCGGGCGCTGCAGGCCCTGCGGGAGGAGAACCAGAGCCTGCAGGCCCTGCGCGAAGAGAACCGGCTCCTGCAGGAGGAGAACAGGGCCCTGCACGCTCTGCGCGAGGAGCACCGGCTGTTCCAGGAGGAAAACAAGGCCTTGTGGGAGAACAACAAGCTGAAGCTGCAGCAGAAGCTGGTCATCGACACTGTGACCGAAGTCACCGCCCGCATGGAGATGCTTATCGAGGAGCTCTACGCCTTCATGCCAGCCAAGAACAAGGACCCTAAGAAGCCTCCCAGGGTCTGAGGCTGCCCGAGTGCACAGAGGCACCAAGCTTGGGGCACAGAACACTTCCTgcctttcttttgtcttcttcgCTTTCACCCACCAGCTTGTGCCTGTGGAAGAGCAGAAAGATCTGCCTTCCTAAATTCAGAGAAGTAATAAAGGCgtgaggaggctgaggccagTTAACACAGTgctgctcttttcttttctcttttcctttttcccttcccttcccttcccttcccttcccttccctcccctcccctcccctcccctcccctcccctcccctcccctcccctcccctcccctccccttcccttcccttcccttccctccccttccctcccctcccctcccctcccctcccttcccctcccttcccctcccctcccttcccctcccctcccttcccttcccttcccttcccttcccttcccttcccttcccttcccttcccttcccttcccttcccttcccttcccttccctctttcctttttctcccctcccctcccctccactcccctcccctcccctcccctccccctatagaa
It includes:
- the CBY2 gene encoding protein chibby homolog 2, with the protein product MSPLECSECFGDQILHRTYTWHLTLHSRPHFTRKGDARSDSLEIPINVVLPQRGTTEPFLRLHNLYPSPRCARQAALPRLSRRVASQHSYPLNRFSSVPLDPMERPTSQADLELDYNPPRVQLSDEMFVFQDGRWVNENCRLQSPYFSPSSSFHHKLHHKRLAKEYLLLDENRSLREENRALREENKTLRKENKILQVFWEEQKLPPGREDSRASSPLLRKDSTALEVVKKDPATHGHRSKESSTLQLLREENRALQQLLEQRKAYWAPAEEKTGPAEESNPAPSPHEEPRSSGLLTDPGPGLPSAFEEPKGPSSPQEDSKTFRALREMVSSLAGPSREESQVGPGPGTGIVDGSQPLELLREMSRALQALREENQSLQALREENRLLQEENRALHALREEHRLFQEENKALWENNKLKLQQKLVIDTVTEVTARMEMLIEELYAFMPAKNKDPKKPPRV